One genomic region from Acidobacteriota bacterium encodes:
- a CDS encoding PLP-dependent cysteine synthase family protein, with the protein MECKTLEAGGATAVLDTIGNTPLIPLKRVWGGAPDVAVYAKAEWFNPGGSIKDRPALEMIEQGERSGRLKPGKVLLDATSGNTGIAYAMIGAVREIPVRLAMPENVTPERLKILQAYGAELVLTSGREGSDGAIRAAKKLYSENPDLYFYPDQYGNPANWQAHYRSTAVEIYEQTAGRVTHFVAGLGTSGTFVGTTRRLKEFDPGVECIAMQPDSPLHGLEGMKHMPSSIVPPIYNAELADRHLEVSTEAAQEMVRRLAREEGLLVGISAGANVVAAVEIARNLDAGVVVTVLCDGGMKYLNERFWGVGKGGN; encoded by the coding sequence ATGGAGTGCAAGACTCTGGAAGCCGGTGGAGCAACGGCCGTTCTGGATACGATCGGCAACACTCCTCTGATTCCCCTTAAGCGGGTGTGGGGAGGTGCACCCGATGTGGCCGTCTATGCCAAGGCGGAGTGGTTCAATCCCGGGGGTTCGATCAAGGACCGTCCCGCGCTCGAGATGATCGAACAGGGGGAGCGCTCCGGCAGGCTCAAGCCGGGCAAGGTCCTGCTGGACGCCACCTCCGGGAACACCGGGATTGCCTATGCCATGATCGGGGCGGTGAGGGAGATTCCGGTGCGTTTGGCCATGCCGGAAAACGTGACCCCGGAACGACTCAAGATCTTGCAGGCTTATGGTGCCGAACTGGTCTTGACCAGCGGCAGAGAGGGCTCCGACGGAGCCATTCGGGCAGCCAAGAAACTGTACTCGGAAAACCCGGACCTGTATTTCTATCCGGACCAGTACGGCAACCCGGCCAATTGGCAAGCTCATTACCGAAGCACCGCCGTGGAAATCTACGAGCAAACCGCCGGGCGGGTGACCCATTTCGTGGCCGGGCTCGGCACCAGCGGCACCTTTGTGGGAACCACCCGCAGGCTCAAGGAGTTCGATCCGGGCGTCGAGTGTATCGCCATGCAGCCGGATTCGCCTCTGCACGGCCTGGAGGGGATGAAGCACATGCCTTCCTCCATTGTCCCGCCCATCTACAATGCCGAATTGGCCGACAGGCATTTGGAGGTGTCCACCGAAGCAGCTCAGGAGATGGTTCGCCGGCTGGCCCGGGAAGAGGGGCTTCTGGTTGGTATCTCGGCGGGAGCCAACGTGGTGGCGGCTGTCGAGATCGCCAGGAACCTGGACGCCGGGGTTGTGGTGACGGTGCTGTGCGACGGGGGCATGAAATACTTGAACGAGCGGTTCTGGGGAGTCGGCAAGGGTGGCAATTAA
- a CDS encoding M67 family metallopeptidase has protein sequence MRVKLKREHPGAIEAHGEATYPRECCGLMLGRLVQGDKHILELLPAENARKESDQHNRFLISPRTMFEAERRARENGMDVLGFYHSHPNAEARPSRFDLDHAWPFYSYLIVSVTQGRAGAMTCWRLADDRSRFSPEEIEAG, from the coding sequence ATGCGGGTTAAGCTCAAACGGGAGCACCCTGGGGCCATCGAGGCCCATGGGGAGGCCACCTATCCCAGGGAGTGTTGCGGCTTGATGCTGGGGAGGTTGGTTCAGGGAGACAAGCACATCCTGGAATTGCTGCCTGCCGAGAATGCGCGGAAAGAGAGCGACCAGCATAATCGATTTCTGATTTCTCCGCGAACCATGTTCGAGGCCGAGAGACGCGCTCGGGAAAACGGGATGGATGTTCTGGGCTTCTACCACTCCCATCCCAATGCCGAGGCCCGACCCTCTCGGTTCGATCTGGATCATGCCTGGCCCTTCTACTCCTACCTCATTGTCTCGGTCACTCAGGGAAGGGCAGGGGCCATGACCTGCTGGAGGTTGGCCGACGACCGGTCCCGTTTCAGTCCGGAGGAGATCGAAGCCGGCTGA